In Companilactobacillus allii, one genomic interval encodes:
- a CDS encoding MucBP domain-containing protein — translation MNNNLVSSKIKKITRNDVEITINYIDSVGSPLAKPVSLKGHYNDNLDMPWKTIPGYVLSSVQNFQQTFIPNDDGIYLIYFKQMAAPVVVYHRNTNGELISDPQYLYGELNKDYQAKPLAEAERFLVDYPKKSKGHFSSHVQEYEFVYNTIPFVKYDIKKNLFIKTNDNVDVFNEPGSKIALKLPLPHDSNWRVYKALKETYSNTIWYNLGGSTWIPSSENISTVVLKQYSEEQQSISSPLNVNAENISYIYQIIDSMPINRSSQILYYSDQNVTAWETPYGNMDNKRYFGGQKVFVKRLIQLDNSSVWAELEDGYYIESKYLNL, via the coding sequence ATGAATAATAATCTTGTTTCTTCTAAAATTAAGAAAATAACTCGCAACGATGTAGAAATAACTATTAACTATATCGACTCAGTTGGTTCGCCTTTGGCAAAGCCTGTAAGTTTAAAGGGTCACTATAACGACAATTTGGATATGCCTTGGAAAACTATTCCAGGATATGTCTTATCATCTGTCCAGAATTTTCAACAGACCTTCATTCCAAATGATGATGGGATCTATCTTATTTACTTCAAGCAAATGGCAGCTCCAGTGGTCGTTTATCACCGTAATACTAATGGTGAATTGATATCTGATCCTCAATACCTTTATGGTGAATTGAACAAAGATTATCAAGCCAAACCACTAGCAGAGGCCGAACGTTTCCTTGTTGATTATCCTAAGAAATCTAAGGGACATTTTTCAAGTCACGTTCAGGAATATGAATTTGTCTATAATACTATTCCATTTGTAAAATACGACATCAAAAAGAATCTATTTATCAAGACTAATGACAACGTTGATGTCTTTAACGAACCGGGCAGTAAAATTGCCTTGAAGCTTCCATTACCACATGATTCAAATTGGCGTGTATACAAGGCATTGAAGGAAACTTACAGTAATACTATTTGGTATAACTTAGGTGGAAGTACTTGGATACCTAGTTCCGAGAATATCTCGACTGTTGTCTTGAAGCAATATTCTGAAGAACAACAGTCTATCAGTAGCCCACTCAATGTGAATGCAGAAAATATCAGCTACATTTACCAAATAATTGATAGTATGCCAATCAATCGATCATCTCAAATCCTCTATTATTCCGATCAAAATGTAACAGCTTGGGAAACTCCTTATGGCAATATGGATAACAAGCGATATTTTGGAGGACAAAAGGTATTCGTTAAACGCTTAA